In Lactuca sativa cultivar Salinas chromosome 5, Lsat_Salinas_v11, whole genome shotgun sequence, the DNA window ATTATTAATTAGAATTGATTTTGGGTTATGATTagtgtggggagccgtagtagcAGCAACTCGAGTGTATGTTTCAGATATCTTCAGTTGAGGTGAATCTTCTCACCATACtagtgggtcgaagacaccaatgccgacccactgaTTTATATATGTAGGATATATGTGTTCATGTGGTTATTactgatatgattgtatgaattATGCATGGAGCCAATCTGGGCTTGGAGTCATTATGGACTTGGGGTCTATATATACCTTAGGGTTGatacaaatcttacatagctacTTGTTGTTATATAGGGTTGATACGAACCTGGGGATTGATACGGACCCGACACAGCCACAATatgttatatttatgtatttgttgtttggtattttggggaaactcactaagctttgtgcttacagtttaagtttatgtttcaggtacttctggatcAAAGAGAAGGGCATGGCCTGATCGCAACACATCcatttgtgtttaacatttttatgatttttgagattgtactctgataaccaTTTTCACATTGAAATACTTTTGTTGGGTTGATATGGATATTTGAGGATTTTGATtgacttaaaaatgaaatttttacttataAATTTTTGGACGTTACATATAGTCTCTACTCTCACACTCTCCTCCGCCTCTTAGACTATAGCCGACTCGTTTACTATGTTAAACTCTCTTATGGCCATGTGCCACCACCAATCAACTACTAGGTCCACCAGAGCAGGTCACCAGACGCATCTTGACGGTAGTGGGTCGACTTTGTGGCTTTACCTCAAGTTGGCCCTCAGTCAACAGATACGTAACCTGGACCTGCCTCTCACTGTTTTGTATGATtcttaacctatatatatatatatatatatatatatatatatatatatatatatatatatatatatattactttagGGTTTTTATGCATATATAGTTGGTATCGGAAGAAAGATAAGTAATTGCTCACACACAAAAGAAAGAGTGATTAATATCATCCCTTATTTAAGTTCTTTTCTAATTTTATATCATGATTCTTTGGTTCTGTTTTTGGAAAGATAAGAAGAACTTGTTCTTTTAGATGATATGCTAAGATGTTGAAGTACATCGCATATCGTCGCAAAACAACTCCTATATCATGATTCTTTGGTTGTATTATATCTGAATGATGTTGCTAATTTATATGTTAATCAATTTCATATGGTTATTTTTTGAATTCTTACTTTTCTAGGAAGagggtattttttattttatgctTACTACATTGAAAAATCAATTTCTTCATTCTTATTTGTTAAAACGTAGATATGTTTTTTTGCCGTTGCCATAGTGCTAGTTTTTATAAGCAGGAATAAAGAAATTCTAGACCCGTCAACCCATCATAAcctaattttattttatagatCCGTTACTGTCTAAAATTTTAGTACCGCTCAAAATATACGAAATATTAGTTGCAGACGTACCTTTgtctaaaatgttatattttaaatcATTTTTGTTGTCTTTTGCTATAAAATTGATGATAAATTAAATTGTCTCCTATCTTTTATGCCTATAAATATTTCTATCCATTTTCATTATAATACGTGTCACCGTTCCATATTTACTTAATTatcttattaaaaatatatatttcaaaataaaacacCATTTTAGACACCAATTTTTATGAATATCCCCTATATTGTTTTCTCTCTATTGAATAACTTGTAACCGATGCCAAGCTCATAATTTTATCCACTTAATTCTTCTTTTAACAAAAGAAATGTgcgttattttttttattgggtTATTTGACTGGTCattcaaaaatgtaaacttttcaaaagaaACACCCCACTAAAAATACCGAAAGTTTCACTTGTTATTTGTTTATCCTCTAATACCATTTTTGTCTTCCTTTTCCCTATTAATTGTTCGTTTATCTTCTAATCAAGTAAACACTATCTTAAATCGtatcaaacaagaacataaaTAGCATAAAACAATATTCAAATTTTGATTAGTAATTGTTTCTGATTTTGAGAGAATATTCCatgtaataaaaagaaaaagttgTAGTGTTGATACTTATGAGGCTGGGGTTTGCTTTAAAGCCACCGACAGTGACAATATTGTGGATAATAAAAAAGGGTTACTCTTCATCACTCATCTTCTTTATATTACTGTGTGTAAACTGTAGAGACAGAAGGACATGGACCCTTGAGAGATGGGGAAGCAGGCATGTGGATGAGTGGGGGACACACCCTAACCCTAAAAACTTACTTCAATGGAGAAAAATAAAACCCTCAAATTATTGAGTGAATCAAAGTAAAAGAAAGTGACACAAAAAAAGAtacaaagaaagaaagaaaaccaaAACccctcttctttcttctttatctctctctctctctctctttctctttctctatctctctctccacACTGTTTTTGAATTTCAGTACCCACATTGCTTACTTACTTTCATCGATCTCCAAAATCAAAGATTACCCATGTGAAAAGATCGATAACTATTTATGGGTTTTGTTTCTTATTAAGTTTCAACCTTTCGATTGTTGTCTTTTCGTCAAAATCAAGTCAAGAAACCAGGTTTTGTTCATGCGGTGTTCTTCATAGAGTGAAAAATTCGTGAGATTTGAAGATGCCGAGACCAGGACCGAGGCCTTACGAGTGTGTTCGAAGAGCTTGGCATAGTGATAGACATCAACCCATGAGGGGTTCTCTCATTCAAGAAATCTTtaggttttttttctttttctttctgttTATTGAACTTGTTTATGAATGATGAATCTGGTTTTGTTGTTGTAATCTTATGCACACCAAGTGTTTGATTAGGATTGTGACTGAGATCCATAGCTCAGCGACAAGGAAGAACAAAGAATGGCAAGATAAGCTACCGATTGTTGTTCTAAAAGCCGAAGAAATCATGTACTCAAAAGCAAATTCCGAGGTAATTCCAATCACACATTTCAAGTGAAAAGACTTTCTTTTTTAAGGTTTGATTTCGATTTTGGTTTGTGCGAAAAAGGGAATTTAGGGCACTTTTACTTTGAAATAGACAGAATCTAATTTTTAACTTTTGTGAATTCTAATCTTCGTTTATGTCTTGAATAGGCAGAGTATATGAATCTTGAAACCCTTTGGGAAAGAGCTAATGATGCCATTAACACAATAATTCGGTTGGATGAAAGTACTGAAACTGGGGATTTCTTGCAACCTTGTATTGAAGGTAACCTCAAATTCATCACTTTTCCTCTTTTTTTActattttattttcattaaacCATTTAAAATTTGTAAATTCACATACTTATTGTCATAGATTCAAATGGGCATCTCGTAGTTTTGTAAATTTGTCACTTTGGTTTCAACAGAAtcttagaaaaaaaaacttttgacgtTGTGAGTCAAAGAAAATGAACTTTCTTTTGCAAAATTTGAGCATCCCCAATGGGACTCCTTGCAATACTTAATATTATCTAAAATTGTCTCTTTTAAAGTTTTAtgtattattaaaataaaaagctTTTTACATAACAAGATAGTTATGTGGTTAAAAAAATAATCATAAATACAACAAGCTTTTGAAAAAACTTTGTTCTATTGGTGGAGCTTTTTCCAAAAAGActtgtatttatatataaatataaatttagtgCGAATCTGATGTGACAAAAACAAAAATCTCATCCGATGAGAAATGCATTTTTAGAATGATTATTGCCActtttaaagttgcatatttaGTTACTATTTGTTGTGATAGTTAGATAATTTTATATTTTACCTTAATTCTTCTCTTTTTACATCTACTTACATCAAGGGCTTCTACCCCGACATATGTGGGATTGAAATTagtttaaattattcaaatatgATTTACTTTATTCTAAATAATTCGAAACTCCTAATCCTAATTTGTACAATCAATGAGAATCGATTATTACGAATTCAAATCACAACAATCAATTGGTTTATTGAAATCTTGATGACTCTAATTTATATAAAAGCAAATATTCCATAAATGgttatctctttttttttttttgttaattttattgttttaatatctTAATAGCGGCTCTTAATCTTGGATGCACACCAATGAGGACATCAAGAAGCCAAAGGAACAATACTTCAACTTATTACCTTAACATCAAGAATCCCGACTCTAATTTCTGCCCTTCAAACAATTTACACAAATGcccccaagaaaatcctataaaAATCACACAATTCGCTCCTCATTATCCCCAAATCATGAATCCACGTGTCATTAACGTGCCACCTTTCAATCTAAAACCCCAAATCCCAATTcccccaaatgaaacatcgatcAGAAACAAATTCCCTTTTCAATCGCAACCAAATACAAAATCTCCATCTGTATACCCTCTTTTTTACGGAAATGGGAACGAACCTATGGATCCAAAGATGAATTATTCTGAGATTAAAGAGAATCGAAAATTAGGGTTGTTTCAAAAACCTTGTTTTAGTGAAGAACACGATGATGGACATGAATGTGATTTGTCACTAAGGTTAGGTCCTTCGAACATGAAAACCAGTCAACAGAGTCGAAATCTTGAAGTGGGTGAGTTTGAAAAGTCAAATCAATGGAGTTTTGAAGGTGAAAAAGTGGATTTGGATGGAAGAATGAGGAAACGGAAGGCAGTGGTTGGTAATCTTTATGAGAATTTACAGTTTTGTTGGCAATCGAAGGTTTCTTCAGCTAACTCTAATGGCGGATTGTAGTTTGCAAGTagttattaaaaatattattagcTTTAGTTGTACATTTAAAAAAGAGAAACAACCCTCTACTtgtaatccgactagcaatctaGTTTCTTGATTGATGAGATGTTATTTGTCGATCGGTTTTTGATATTCGGAATCATGAaaagattcaaacaaacatttGTGTATACGCGAATGAGACTAAACACTGAACAGATTAGAGATTGGTGGGGCATGGGGTGATTGGCTTTAACGATGAAGTGGGGGATGGGTTGTTTTTGGATATGTTTACTTGTTTGATGAGTGGGGTACATAAACTGTCGCGTTACACTGAAATTTTCAGAGAGATGGAGATGGATTTTATCATTTTAACACCATTTTTGACTTTATCTGGGGAAAAGGAAAGGAATGATTAAAGGGGTGGATAGGGGTGTGGGTGGGGGGTGGGGGTTCTGGGTGGTGGCTAATGCTTGACCAATCTCTCCTTTTGATTCTGAAATTGTGTAAGTTTGGTGGGTCTACACTTCCCATACACCACCCAAGAAGTGGTTTGTACCTTGTGCATTGAAAGTTGTACGGTTTGGGTTAGCCCATCTTCAAAGTGGGGGGATACTTATGATCTTTGGAGTTTAAAATAGCGTATGTGTTAATTGTTGAGCATTTCCTTTTTTTTCAGTAGTGTGAGTTGAAGTGAATATAGGGTCAAACCCATTCTTTAACTCTAAGTGGTCCAAAAAAATATTCTAAGTCTAGCTTTCTCAAAGACGGTCTAAAAAATCCGGTCTAGTTTAAGTTCTCGACCTAGGTACTTGGAACCGGACCGAGTTTTTTTCAGACTATTTTTGTCGAAGTTAGATCCTAATTGGTGAAAGTCGAAGAGTGACATGCAAACGACGACACATGAGTTATATTTGGGTTTTGGGCTTGTGAAATCCATAAACATTTGCTAGAATGACTATTTAGGATTCTACTTAAGGCTCGAAAGAAGGATGTCATAAGAATCGTATTCTCATCTATGCCACGTAGACCTCACATGGGCTCTATGTCAATTTTACAACACTTTTGTGTGGTCTTTGCCACACATTAGGTATGGTGTATCGAGAGAgtatcgagagagagagagagagagagagagagagagagagagagagagagagagagagagatgttgtTTCTCACCGTATGCGGCCAAACCGTAGTTGAGACCGCATGGTGGGGGTGGTGTTCCTCTTTAGGCTAACGTCATGTTTGGACCCGAGGATGTATATACTTTTTACATTTCATTTTTTCTGTGTCACGTAAGTTTTCCCCCCACTCTCTTTTCATTCTTCATAACCCAAGAAATTGTCACCTttcattttcttcattttttataaatatatactcTTTTTGTAGGGatttaaaaaccatatatatatatatatatatatatatatatatatatatatatatatatatatatatatatatatatatatataaaacgacCGTAGAtcagagctagtcaatttagagacgataagcgtcaaaaatgactttttgatagaagattatttagaatgaataatcttaactaagttgtagtatatgttacaaggattccgtacgtataaagaacgcccaaatctgacttcgtatgaagaagttatgatttatcgaattttcggcttagcggtatgcagcctgaaatactcgatttgagatcgagcggtttttagccaaaacaatctaaacaagaatcgaagatctcgttgttggtatcgaagtgatgaaaagttaggcgagaacggacgtcaaacgaagaagttatgattttataacgaagttttcctgtccgggcctactaaaaataaataataaaaataaagtcaaaattagccgacgaagtctaaacgaaagttgtagagcgtagtctcacctacgcgtggatataaagaacgtcgaaaacggagtttgtatgaagaagatatgaatttccgaagtttattaaataattaatatttaaatttaattataaaactcggtattatccgaagggggagtctccgggcatatccgaagtacgcccagcgtactgttgTACTCCCCGCGTACatcgaagcatgacgaccttcgcactcgagttcttcggatgacgaacgcaatgacgatttcggaccagtacgccccgcgtactccgaggttccagcctctataaataggatccgaaggcagccgactcctttgctatttttctctcttctctcccccgttttgcatcgatttgcgtgccagaagtaccccgaagccccggtatcattcccgagtcccgaagcaagatccgaagccccgagaatcccgaagagcgtgattcccgagccgaagctctgcccgcgagaagttcgatttttgtagagatcttccagatctaccgaagaatactacttttacaagccgtagtgctgtccgatcatcttctgatcaagtgagtgtgtggttactttcttctaacgcataaatacgaagtattttatacgaaatacgtgttcacttggtgtttgaactaaatgtgttcattagttatttccgaactctatgtgttcacttggtatttttggactcaatgtgttcattaagtatttttgaactagatgtgttcacttggtgttgttgaactgagtatgttcactaagtgttttagaactaagtattcaccagatgttttgaattaattgttCACTAGAAGTGTTAGAACTAGGTGGTTGTTAAatatgttgaactaagtgtttaccaatcgtaatttgtggaccttggcagtggtggactttgtgtcaattccttaggtcaatctttaggaataaatggataaaggatagttgattcttaaggtaaatccttaagaaataaaggagataatgggaatgagtatttgggttgattgtttgataattcaatataataaatgtattattgtgggtttaaaaccctacatgctcaccaggctcccaagcctgacccactcagttttctttgcattacaggtaatggcacaagagtataaatgggtggacttgacgatagattttggattatagatcaatagttataaataactgttgtaatgtctattttatattgtttatgcttttggtctgtatcggaacatgatatcccgaggttttattatttaatgaaaatacattctctttgagaaacgttttgataaattttatcatattttgttttgggaacaaattccgcaactcttttaaatcaaaaggatttactctgaaattatttaaaagcataaatgaaaccggtcttttctggccgtaattttggggatgtcgcaatatatatatatatatatatatatatatatatatatatatatatatatatatatatatatatatatatatatatatatataaaaagagtAGTCTTTTtgccaagtgtcataatattaaaactcctaattaatatgatgtcacttgtcattctattaattctctattttaaattcattaaacaattaatatgatgccacttgtcattctattaattttctattttaaattcattaaacctcctaattaatgtgatgttatttgtcaatctatttattctttattttaaattttaaattttatattattgttttcattagttcacaaataaaaagagtctaatatatatgataaattaatttcacatatttatttgaatcaataattataattttatttgtctaataaaaaaatctcttaattaatattgtatttaaaattttatataaaataattgattaataattttgaattttttactatgaatatttaattaattttgtaaccgtggtttccacgggttgtaaactagtatatatatatataaacgttaATTATTGAATGAATGTATGGTCAATTCTTGgcaaattatttaaattaattattctaTAATATTAAATCATTTTAATTTTGGTAACTAATTACAATTTATAGCCTGTAATTATAACATGTAATTATAGCATCCTGGTAACTACACTAAAAACCCTAGACCTTGACCAAATCATTCAAAACCAATATCATGTGTGTGTTTCCTACGTGCTCACATTTCCCCTTCTTACCACCCTATCTTTTTCCCGTTTTGAGTCGATTCATATAAACTTCAAAATAATCAAGATTCAACATCATGTATGAAATCGCATCACCCTTTTTCCTTTTCTTAAATTGTTGATCAGGGGTTTCGCCTCTTATGCCTTTGTATATCGGACACCTGATAAACCCATCCAAGAAAACCCTTTTCCCcttccttcttctccttcacGGTGGCTGGTAAAAGACCTGAACATAAATTCGACtccttatttttctttttctctatGCAGGTCCGAAATCAGGAAAAACCGGTGATACCCACTTTTCCACTTGCGTCTCAATCATAGCCACCCTTCTCTTAGAATTGATAATAACTCATTCTCTCTTATGATATGAAATTATGGGTTGCTTTTCGAAATTTTGATGGTTGGTAATTGGTGTGTGTTTATTTTTCTCATAAAGGATGGTTGTTGGCTAGGTTACATGGTTGCAATTTCAGACTTTTCGTTGTAGGTGTTTTCTTTTCGCGTGGACTTGACAAATGAGTTTTCTTTTGGTGTGTATCTTTATTCTAACCAGATTCTTTCATTTGTATTTGCCTTCAGTTCATCTACAAGTTGTTAGTATTAGTTATAAAGAAGTGTGTTTAGAGTAAATAGGAGTGGGACCAACCCTcactttagaattttttttttgtgtgttttgttatAACCTAGTTTGCAGTCAGGGGTGTTCGTGGATCTAAGCATTATTTCCCAACTCTAATGGAAGATCTAACATATAATATCGTCACAAAGTCTATTTGAAGTTAGAGCATCTAGCATAATCTCTTTGGGTGCTACTGAACTCTCCATTAATGCATTTGAATTTTGAAGACCATGATATAAGCAAGTATTAAAAGTTGAGATTCATGATATACTATTTGCTGCAAATTTTTGGTTGGCTGAATGTTTTTTTAAGTATATACATGTTTAGTGTCACTTCAAGTTGTGATATGGCTGCTTAGAAGAATAATCAATCTTAGTTTTCGCCTAAAATATTATTGTTGATCAACTGTGCTTATATTACTCAACTGTGTTTCTGGGTGGTTTCATAGCTCTTCTTTTGGTATTGTTATGTTTAGATATACAACCCATTTATCTTAAATTTATTTCCTTTGTTAtgtaaattgtattatttttttagaatgcatcataatatattctttttttttttggttaattttgttatttttgacgATCAATGCATATTCTTCTAGAATGCAACAAAATATTCTTCAAGAATATCTGTAATATTATTCGTTTAGAATGCATCATAatatattgtgttttttttttttttttttttttttttttttttttttttaattatgttgTTTTTGACAATCAATGCATATTCTTCTAGAATGCAACAA includes these proteins:
- the LOC111898387 gene encoding uncharacterized protein LOC111898387 isoform X1; amino-acid sequence: MPRPGPRPYECVRRAWHSDRHQPMRGSLIQEIFRIVTEIHSSATRKNKEWQDKLPIVVLKAEEIMYSKANSEAEYMNLETLWERANDAINTIIRLDESTETGDFLQPCIEAALNLGCTPMRTSRSQRNNTSTYYLNIKNPDSNFCPSNNLHKCPQENPIKITQFAPHYPQIMNPRVINVPPFNLKPQIPIPPNETSIRNKFPFQSQPNTKSPSVYPLFYGNGNEPMDPKMNYSEIKENRKLGLFQKPCFSEEHDDGHECDLSLRLGPSNMKTSQQSRNLEVGEFEKSNQWSFEGEKVDLDGRMRKRKAVVGNLYENLQFCWQSKVSSANSNGGL
- the LOC111898387 gene encoding uncharacterized protein LOC111898387 isoform X2, with the protein product MYSKANSEAEYMNLETLWERANDAINTIIRLDESTETGDFLQPCIEAALNLGCTPMRTSRSQRNNTSTYYLNIKNPDSNFCPSNNLHKCPQENPIKITQFAPHYPQIMNPRVINVPPFNLKPQIPIPPNETSIRNKFPFQSQPNTKSPSVYPLFYGNGNEPMDPKMNYSEIKENRKLGLFQKPCFSEEHDDGHECDLSLRLGPSNMKTSQQSRNLEVGEFEKSNQWSFEGEKVDLDGRMRKRKAVVGNLYENLQFCWQSKVSSANSNGGL